The segment AAATGAAAAACGCTTGTTAAACACGAAGAAATTGTTACAAGTTACTGACTACTACTTAAATTATTCTTTTGCTGTTACTAATTCTATGAAATGAGCATAATGTGCTGAGAAAAGAAGAGATGTGAAGAATTAATATTAGCTGCTGATGTATGCTCTCAACACAGCCTTTGACATCCATATAACTATTCATTCACTATTCAGTCAAGTAAAGGACCCTATCTTGTGGCACAATCAAACCGTAGAATAAGACATGTTACATGGGGACTGAGAGGTCAAGGAATGGCATCTAAGTGGACTTCTTCATAGACAGACAGACGTGAATGTTGTCCCTATATAATAAAGATTTTTATAAGGGAAAAATGGAATTATACAATACCTTGGACCAAGATAAACTTGAAGGCCCAACATTGATTATTTTGGTTGCAGATATTCTGTTCCACCATAACATACTGTCTAGGGTACAATTTACTATCAGATTACAAGTGATCGAGGAGTAGCTATGACAAGGTGACTTCTGGTTCTTAACCCTCAAAACACTACTTTGACCTTTTCAATCCTTCCTTCTTAACCCGAGAAAGAGCATTTTCATCTGAGCACCGTTTCGCGTACAGCTTCTTTTCCTGCTACACCCGGAACACTGTACTCAGGGTTCCAAACCGATTGGATCACTCCCACCAGTTCCTACCTCAACCACATCCCTCTTCACCTTCTCGTTTTCTGTATAAAACCTTAAACACACATCATCTTGATCCTAACATAATCATTAATTTCGACAACCTTGTTTTAGGGATAGTGATGGGATTGGACCATCCTAAACTCTACTTGCAACTTCAAGCCTCCATCCATATCCGCCTCATAATGAATCTGAGTGACTCTGTCGTGCTTGGTTGCTAATCTTATTGAGTtttgtcttccttttttttttggggggggggggggggggggggggagaggagGGTTGGGGGGGGAACCTGTTGCTGCTTTGAGTTGAACCCAAGACTTGATACTCACCCTTTGCTTCTCACAAGGAGGGGTGCCATTAGATGAATTGGGTCATTGGCCTATTGAGTTACCGAATAATATGAGAAGATACAGAGTACAGCAGCAACCTCTTTCCCAAATAAGTAATCACTCTTTTATTTCACTAGAAACAATTACtggtaaaaaatttcataatagaTACAAAACCTTAGGGAAATGAAGAGGGTTGTTAAGGACATTCAGAAGATCCCAAGACACACTGTACTAGGAACCACTTCCCCATAAGGCACTTTCTAGAAAACCTGTTTGGCAAAGGGATGAGTCTATTTATATGGGAAGTGTATTGGAAAAATTAAGGAAATACCTAGAACACTCACAAGAATTGACAAGGCAATGCACAAGAAAGGTCTGTGACACATATTTTGCAATGAAATCATGTTCCTCCAATTAGTTCTCTTGCCATTTCTCCactcattcttttgtatttcccatgtctctctctcaatgCTTCTCAATTACATGAAATTTTCACACATTTCAAATCAGTTACTTCCCAGAAAACTTACACTTAGCAGCTCAAAAGTTCATACCATATACGTGAAACAATACACGGGTTGAGTCAAAGTTTGGACCAAGCAGCAATTTGATCTTTTTACACAAGAAAATCAATAGGCTCTGGAAATTTTCTGTTAATTTGACAAAGACAACATTTGTCACTTCAAGAAAATAACACCAATCCACTCAAGTACAGTATCAAATTAACAGAGGAATCTACACCCCCGAGCATGCCTCTTAATCCACAAATCTTACACCCTTGCTGAACAGTAATCACAAGGGGGCCCCTATAATGAGACCTTTGCAGTCTCCACCATTGTGGAAATCCATTTATACATACATCTTAATTCTTAAATTCATGTGTCAATACCACAATTAGAACCCAAAAtcttaaaataattcattttcttcttcccaAAACACACCATGAACTGCAAAAGGGGCCACTCACCAATTTTAGcaataacaattaacaaatATTGATACAATGATCAGCTATAtcatgaaataaaaagaaaaagaaaaagaaaaagaaaaaaaaaaaaaccttacctATTCTCTCACACATTAGACTCAAGAAAAAACTCAATCAGTTACTACCTACAAAACATGTAGGATTTGATTCACAAACTCGTAACCAGTTATATATTCCACAAGATTCGTTAGACTTAAAGGTTAAAGATGTTGCTGGCTTTGGTGGTTGGGATTGGTCCCTCGTTCCTTTTGAGCTTCCCCCTGATATTAAAGCTGAAATACAAGGAATCCCCACCCCTGTTATCACAAGAGGTGGTGATAAATTGGCTTGGAAACGATCGTCATCAGGTGCCTTTGATTTGACGAGTGCATACCCTCTAGCTACAAGCTCCTCGGAGGTGCACTCCTTCCCTGGGAGGTGGATTTGGAAGCTCCATACACTTCCCAAAATACAAATGTTTGTTTGGAAGTGTATGCACAGCAGTATTGGAGTTAAAGATTGCCTTGCTCGGAGGTATATAGCGTTAGACACTGCCTGTCCTTTGTGCCACAGATAGGTAGAAACGATTACCCATGCTCTCCGTGACTGTCATGTGATTAAAAATATCTGGTTTCAACTGGGAATCCAAGCTGCAAACAGCACCTTCTTTACCCAAGATATTGGGGAGTGGCTTGTGACTAATGGTAGCCATAGGAAAGGGCAGGTTGCTAAAGACCCTCCTTGGGATATCATGTTTCTCTTTGCCATCTGGTTAATTTGGAATCAGCAAGACCATGTAGTGTTCAAGAACAACAGTCCTAATCCAAGAATTACAAAGGAAATTGCCAGACAAGCGACGGAGTTCTTTCATTGTGCTGACCGATTTAAGAATCCCAAAATCATGATTACCAGGCAAGTTCATTGGGAGAAACCTGATCCGGGATGGATGAAACTTAACATGGATGGAGCCTCCAATTCTTCGCTGGGCATAGCAGGGGGAGGGGGTTTGCTAAGTGATGACGCAGGAAATTGGGTCGGGGGTTTTGCCAGGAAAATTGGGAAGGCAGATAGCTTCTTGGCTGAGCTTTGGGCACTCAGGGATGGGCTGTTGTTGTGCCAACAAATGAATTTGACTGCTATTGTTATAGAACTAGATTCTAAAGCCATAGTTGATGCGTTTACTAACCCGACCTACTCTAACTCCATTGTTTCTACCCTCTTTGATGATTGTAGGCAATTGGTCACTAGTTTTTCCCAGCACCGCATCAGGCACGTCTACCACGAGGCTAATAGCTGTGCGGATCGCTTAGCAAATTTAGGATGTTCTCAAGTTTTagactttgttttgttttctagtCCACCTATGGACCTTTTGAATGTGTTTGAGGCTGATAGCCAAGGGTTGTACTCTAACAGGCATTGTCCTGAACCTCTATCTTCTTCCTAGTTTTTAATGCATATTcctctttaccaaaaaaaaaagcaccaacCAGCTCACAAGTCAGAACCTCCTCTGAACAACACATCCACTCCACTCACTCAACTTCGAAATTCTTATGAGATTAAAAATGCATCTACACAGAGATTTTATTCCCAAACAAATACACTGTTACAATttacaacaacaaccaagcttagtcccaaaatttttgggattggccatggatcctcaacaaacGTATTTGTAGCAGTGACTAAATTTTACACCATCCATCAAACTACCACAACCCTACTTTTTTTGGGGCTTAAGACCGGCTCTAAACAAAATATACGACACTAAGCACATACACAAGCAGTTAAGTAGCTTATCTTCTTTACTCACTAAAAACACTTATGGTTCAAcagcaaaaaaatcaaatcgAAAGCCTTAGTACAATGTCTATGCTACAAATTATGCCATCACACAATgcaccaaaacaaacacagaaaTACTTTGTAATATTGATATATTTActaaccaataaaaaataaaaaactgaccCTGATATGCCTCATTTATATCTTGAAATCTGGAAGTGGAACTGTCCTGGTCTTTTTGCTTATCCGGGTGCCATTTCTTCAGGCACAAAATTACAGAGTAATTTATTAGTAAAATCATAATAACATTtcgataataataataataatataaataaattttttttttttaaaacgcCAATTTACTAAAAATACAAACCAGAGCTAGGCGGATATAATTGGACCGAATGGTATCGTCCGTAGCATCATAATCCACTTCCAATATCTTATAGTAAtcctatcaaataaaaaaaaattaaaaaaaaaaaaaaaacaacgaaattaataaataaaaattagaagaaatgAACAAAGGGTGTGAAATAGCGTACCTTGGGTTTAGACAAGGCAGAGAGGAAATCGAAATTAAGGTGGGAGTCTTGGTGTCGGTCGGATTGTTCGTGGTCGGTGTTTACGTTGTCGTCCCACTCGTCCCacatcatgttttttttttagtatgaaTTTCAACTAAAAACAGGCAACCAAAAATCTTAAACGACTCGTAAAAACTTAAAACGCAGAAATTTGAAgttgggattttgattttgatggaTAATCCTCTGTGATGGTTCTGTCTCCTGTGTCCTTGTGTTGTGTGTATATTCTAGATAAACCCTCCCTCTTAAAAATCTAACCAAACGCTAAAGattttcctattaaaaaaaataaaaaaaggtagaATACTActtattttttgggttaataaactagacattttattttaaaagatttAAAACCCAAGATAATAGATGATAAATATGATTAGTATCAtgtcaaaaatatatataaataaaatttcaattactttcttttttttgttatgagTTGATAAATTgatttgttggatttatgtaataaaatttggagTACTTTTACTAGTAATATTacttttctaaaatttcagATGGATACTTAGACTGAGATTATTTTTAAGTGATAAAacatgaaaaggaaaataatataaaagttaTTAGGGAGGACAGgtgttttgttttatagtaATGGAGTCGTGAAATTTAATCCATGTGACTTTGAGTTTCTCTTAATCACCAAGTtcaatccaaaccaaaaaaaaaaaactaaatatataataattctGTGAGAGATATACAATCATAATATTAGTTTATGCATGGCGTAAGGTCTTACGAATcaaccatcaaaaaaaaaaaaaaggtcttacGAATCACATAGACCAACTTGTGTATAAACACAAAGGAAGAAAGTCAAGCACACAAAGGAAGAAAGATGATTAAAAACCacttaaagaataaaaagataTCTTTTATAGGTTTCTTTTCAACGCCTGCATACGATTAATAttgttgattgaataatttGTTGTGTAGTTTATAGGCTTAATTTCTCTCGACAATATAAGAGACTAACTTTTACATAAGATTTCTTCATGCAATAACTTGGTACATGTAGGACAGAGAGATTGCATACATCcgaaaaaataatcaaatactcAAAAAAATCTGGACATcctaattggaaaaaaaaaatactaactttTAGAATCTCGCAATACATATAATATTTGTCAGAGTAAAATACTTTACTCCCTT is part of the Quercus robur chromosome 9, dhQueRobu3.1, whole genome shotgun sequence genome and harbors:
- the LOC126699493 gene encoding uncharacterized protein LOC126699493 — protein: MMWDEWDDNVNTDHEQSDRHQDSHLNFDFLSALSKPKDYYKILEVDYDATDDTIRSNYIRLALKWHPDKQKDQDSSTSRFQDINEAYQVLSDPVKRIEYDKKGMLYVYDYNIIEYLNRYKGLILTCNGLGLRHSIW